The genomic DNA AGTTTCAAATCATGCAACTCCCGTCCGCGCATTACTTTGTAATTTTTTTCTTCGTACTGCGGAATGGCCAACACGTATTCGAAGTAGGTAAACCTCGGACAGTAAAGATACTCAATAATGTGAGAAGGGGTGAGTGTCATCAGAAAAATAAGGCTCTTATTTGGTCTGTAACTAAGTCTTTGTCAAAGGCCTGCCCAAGCAGGTCGGTGTTGCGTAATTCATCTTTACTCATCGGAAAAATATAGACCTTGTCTTTTTCTTCATCGATCAACGCCTCAATTTGCAGCCGTAGTGTGTCTTTTTCGTTGGCCGTGAGCGTGCCCAAAAAGCAGGAATACTGCACCCGATACAACCCCGCCTGCTCACAAAGCTTGGAGACCTTAGTGCGGCTTTTATCCTTCTCAATATCGTATAAAACCCAGATGATCATAGTATTAATTTTGTCATACCGACGTTAGGAGGTATCTAAACAGCCTTATGCTATCAAAGCATTGGCGAAGCTGTGCGCGTCGGCCTGAATGACGTGGCTGCGGACCAGGTTGCAGCCTTTGTGTTTGATGGGGTCGTCGTCCATGAATTTCGTAAACGCCAATACCAACAACTCTTTGCCCGTTTTGTTAAGACTCATGCCGTTTTGGAGTTCGTCCACGTGCGATTTATTCACTTTTTTGGCCGAAAACAACCGAAACACCACC from Runella rosea includes the following:
- the cas2 gene encoding CRISPR-associated endonuclease Cas2, which produces MIIWVLYDIEKDKSRTKVSKLCEQAGLYRVQYSCFLGTLTANEKDTLRLQIEALIDEEKDKVYIFPMSKDELRNTDLLGQAFDKDLVTDQIRALFF